In one Prosthecochloris aestuarii DSM 271 genomic region, the following are encoded:
- the plsY gene encoding glycerol-3-phosphate 1-O-acyltransferase PlsY has product MLTLIVILAVSYLIGSIPTSIIAGKLLRGIDVRDYGSGNAGGTNAFRVLGWKAGLAVTLLDIVKGAVAAISVVVFFEAHPLGAMPDINPVALRLIAGLAAVFGHVFTVFAGFRGGKGVSTAAGMMFGIAPVSTLIVLAVFLLTIFVSRYVSVASIIAAIAFPLVILVRKYLFDLGEGLDYYIRMFNGHVFIHDSLDFHLLIFGMIVAFAIIYTHRANIGRLLSGNENRVTFGRHA; this is encoded by the coding sequence ATGCTGACACTGATTGTTATTCTGGCAGTGAGTTATCTCATTGGTTCTATTCCGACCAGCATTATTGCTGGCAAACTGCTCAGGGGGATCGACGTTCGTGATTACGGCAGCGGCAACGCCGGAGGGACAAACGCGTTTCGTGTCCTTGGCTGGAAAGCCGGTCTTGCCGTGACCCTGCTCGATATCGTCAAGGGGGCCGTGGCAGCTATCTCTGTCGTTGTGTTTTTCGAGGCGCATCCGCTGGGCGCCATGCCCGATATCAATCCTGTCGCTTTGCGTCTTATTGCAGGTTTGGCGGCAGTTTTCGGTCACGTCTTTACGGTTTTTGCAGGTTTTCGAGGCGGAAAGGGTGTGAGTACGGCTGCCGGGATGATGTTCGGTATCGCGCCGGTCAGTACGCTCATCGTGCTGGCTGTTTTTCTGCTGACGATTTTTGTTTCCCGTTATGTTTCCGTTGCATCGATTATTGCAGCGATCGCTTTCCCTCTGGTTATTCTTGTCCGCAAGTATCTGTTCGATCTCGGCGAAGGGCTTGACTACTATATCAGGATGTTCAACGGTCATGTTTTTATTCACGACAGTCTTGATTTTCATCTGCTGATTTTCGGGATGATTGTCGCTTTTGCCATTATTTATACACACCGCGCCAATATCGGCCGGCTGCTTTCCGGAAATGAAAACAGGGTGACATTCGGCAGACACGCATAG
- the purM gene encoding phosphoribosylformylglycinamidine cyclo-ligase — protein sequence MDYKSAGVDISAGEEFVRLIKPQVRQTFTSRVMTDIGAFGGFFQPDFSGYREPVLVSSIDGVGTKLKVAAEIGKYDTIGSCLVNHCVNDILVCGARPMFFLDYYACGKLKPAMAADVVKGMVSACKGNSCALIGGETAEMPGVYAEDDFDLAGTIVGMVDRELVINGASIVDGDVMIGLPSSGLHTNGYSLARKVFEGRLGHTFEGMERPVGEELLQVHRSYLKVVDEWLTSNDLHGMSHVTGGGLVGNTMRIIPSGLKLDIDWTAWPEPLIFDVIRKEGGVPEEDMRRTFNLGIGLVLIVAAEAVDDIMAGLKTRQENAYIIGRIAAE from the coding sequence ATGGATTACAAATCGGCAGGAGTTGATATCAGTGCGGGAGAAGAGTTTGTCCGTCTCATCAAACCGCAGGTGCGGCAGACATTCACCAGCAGGGTGATGACCGATATCGGCGCGTTCGGCGGCTTTTTTCAGCCTGATTTTTCCGGGTACAGAGAACCCGTACTGGTCAGCAGCATTGATGGCGTCGGAACCAAGCTCAAGGTTGCCGCTGAAATTGGAAAGTATGATACTATTGGCTCCTGTCTGGTTAACCACTGTGTCAATGATATCCTTGTATGCGGTGCACGCCCGATGTTTTTTCTCGACTACTATGCCTGCGGAAAGCTCAAGCCTGCAATGGCCGCGGATGTGGTCAAGGGTATGGTGAGCGCCTGTAAGGGGAATTCCTGCGCGCTGATCGGAGGCGAGACCGCTGAAATGCCGGGGGTCTATGCTGAAGATGACTTCGATCTTGCCGGGACGATTGTCGGGATGGTTGACCGCGAACTGGTTATAAACGGGGCCTCTATCGTCGATGGTGACGTGATGATCGGTCTGCCTTCAAGCGGCTTGCATACCAACGGTTACTCTCTTGCAAGAAAGGTGTTCGAGGGGCGGCTTGGTCACACGTTTGAAGGGATGGAGCGCCCGGTAGGCGAGGAGCTGCTTCAGGTTCACCGCTCATATCTTAAGGTGGTTGATGAATGGTTGACGTCGAACGATCTCCACGGTATGTCGCATGTGACCGGCGGAGGACTTGTCGGCAACACGATGCGCATTATTCCTTCGGGCCTGAAGCTTGATATTGACTGGACTGCCTGGCCGGAACCACTGATCTTCGATGTGATCCGCAAAGAGGGAGGTGTTCCTGAAGAGGATATGCGCAGAACCTTCAACCTGGGGATCGGTCTGGTCCTTATCGTTGCAGCAGAAGCTGTCGACGATATCATGGCCGGTTTGAAAACCAGGCAGGAAAATGCGTACATTATTGGACGTATCGCCGCCGAATAG
- the lysC gene encoding lysine-sensitive aspartokinase 3, whose protein sequence is MAVMKFGGTSVGTASAMRRAMAIVADVKKKKSAPLVVLSACSGMTNLLIEIAGAAGEGRLGDALAMAEEVRLHHLSIAGELVKDPVRSAALQEKIEGYVNELEMLVKGVDIVGELTARSFDTFCSFGELLSTTVFSEAMLDAGHACSWVDARSVMITDDNFGTARPLEGRCEENVHSVIKPLLDAGTIVVTQGFIGASADGKTTTMGRGGSDFTAALLGAWLPSDQIQIWTDVDGVMTCDPRIVPQARSIRVLTFSEAAELAYLGAKVLHPDTIAPAVKQNIPVYVLNSLHPDAKGTVITNDPDILDGMSYGGLVKSIAVKKGQCIVNFRSNRMLGRHGFLIEFFNVFARAGVSVEMISTSEVSVSLTVSDTAAVDGLVRELAGMGEVELEHNVATVSVVGDNLRMSRGVAGRIFSALKDVNIRMISQGASEINVGFVVEEREVPKAVENLHHEFFSHDDTRGIFETPAGK, encoded by the coding sequence ATGGCTGTAATGAAATTCGGGGGGACGTCTGTCGGGACAGCTTCGGCTATGCGGCGGGCAATGGCGATCGTTGCTGATGTAAAGAAGAAGAAGAGCGCTCCGCTTGTTGTACTGAGCGCCTGCAGCGGAATGACCAATCTTCTCATCGAGATTGCCGGAGCGGCGGGAGAGGGTCGTCTTGGCGACGCTCTTGCTATGGCTGAAGAGGTCAGGCTGCATCATCTCTCCATTGCCGGGGAACTTGTTAAAGATCCGGTTCGAAGCGCGGCACTTCAGGAAAAAATCGAAGGGTATGTCAATGAGCTTGAAATGCTTGTCAAGGGAGTCGATATTGTCGGTGAACTGACGGCCCGATCGTTTGATACCTTCTGCTCATTCGGAGAGCTGTTGTCGACGACCGTTTTTTCAGAGGCGATGCTCGATGCCGGTCATGCTTGTTCCTGGGTGGATGCCCGGAGCGTGATGATCACCGACGACAATTTCGGTACCGCACGCCCTCTGGAGGGCCGCTGTGAAGAGAACGTGCACTCAGTGATCAAGCCGCTGCTCGATGCAGGAACTATCGTTGTTACCCAGGGTTTTATCGGAGCTTCGGCTGACGGAAAAACGACGACTATGGGCAGAGGTGGATCGGACTTTACAGCTGCGCTTCTCGGGGCATGGCTTCCCTCTGACCAGATTCAGATATGGACCGATGTGGATGGTGTGATGACCTGTGATCCGAGAATTGTTCCTCAGGCACGAAGTATACGGGTGCTGACCTTTTCAGAGGCGGCCGAACTTGCTTATCTTGGTGCTAAGGTTCTCCATCCGGATACGATCGCTCCTGCGGTGAAGCAGAATATTCCGGTCTATGTGCTTAATTCCCTGCATCCGGATGCGAAAGGTACGGTTATTACCAATGACCCTGATATTCTGGACGGTATGAGCTATGGCGGACTTGTCAAGTCGATTGCGGTCAAGAAGGGACAGTGCATTGTCAACTTCCGTTCTAACAGGATGCTTGGCCGTCACGGTTTCCTGATAGAGTTTTTTAATGTTTTTGCCCGTGCCGGAGTTTCTGTTGAAATGATTTCAACCAGCGAAGTGTCGGTTTCTCTGACCGTGAGCGATACTGCGGCTGTTGACGGACTGGTCCGTGAACTGGCGGGTATGGGGGAGGTTGAACTGGAGCACAATGTCGCCACAGTGAGCGTTGTTGGTGATAATCTCAGAATGTCGAGAGGTGTTGCCGGACGTATTTTCAGCGCGCTCAAGGATGTCAACATCCGGATGATCTCCCAGGGGGCATCGGAAATCAATGTCGGCTTTGTTGTCGAAGAGCGGGAGGTTCCGAAAGCTGTTGAAAATCTGCATCATGAGTTTTTCTCTCATGACGATACAAGAGGTATTTTTGAGACGCCGGCAGGAAAGTGA
- a CDS encoding C40 family peptidase, whose translation MQCITIVLRENNMMQAESLSHKSMLRSTLLHAPNILRGALLILIALLYGCASSYSSQGVQYSAKNRKSDTYSPLPLIATEARLIDMLENVTGLVGTQYRYGGDSEKAFDCSGFVQHIYRNTFNAKIPRTARRQSEFGEKISRGGLQRGDLVFFRLNGGAIDHVGIYIDNGLFVHASSSRGVTLGNLDKPYYNKRFARAIRLLQIR comes from the coding sequence ATGCAATGTATAACCATAGTATTGAGGGAAAACAACATGATGCAGGCTGAATCACTCTCTCACAAATCCATGTTGCGCTCTACACTTCTGCATGCTCCGAACATACTGCGGGGCGCGCTTCTGATCCTGATCGCACTCCTGTACGGCTGCGCAAGCAGTTACTCCTCTCAAGGCGTTCAATATAGCGCAAAAAACAGAAAAAGTGATACCTATAGCCCGTTGCCCCTTATAGCGACAGAGGCGCGACTGATCGATATGCTTGAAAACGTTACAGGACTTGTCGGAACACAATACCGCTACGGAGGAGACAGCGAAAAAGCCTTTGACTGCTCGGGTTTTGTGCAGCATATTTACCGCAACACCTTCAATGCGAAAATCCCCCGGACAGCGCGCCGCCAGTCTGAATTCGGCGAAAAAATTTCACGCGGAGGGCTTCAGCGCGGCGATCTGGTTTTTTTCAGGCTCAATGGAGGCGCTATCGACCATGTCGGCATCTATATCGATAACGGCCTGTTCGTCCATGCTTCATCGAGCAGGGGCGTCACCCTTGGAAACCTCGACAAACCTTACTACAACAAACGCTTTGCAAGGGCAATACGACTACTGCAGATACGCTGA
- the prmA gene encoding 50S ribosomal protein L11 methyltransferase encodes MTDTSKPHGFIELSIDLAPEQIEPCIGLLSSEGIEYFQEEENRLLCYLPGDQWSEAKEQAVLMLLEKAFGKAQLLSARHIADRNWNAEWEANLQPVEISDRIVIVQKNKNFERKPGQIVIEINPKMSFGTGYHATTRLMLRQMEEMDLADATILDIGTGTGVLAIAARKLGNRHTILAVDNNDWAAENARENITENHTDNIRVEMLDAEDDLAEILDQQYDLILANINRNVIDRILPAIKNRTPTSRILISGIMIYDESWLKKLIKTLGYTSTRTIYEDEWLSTLVEPIS; translated from the coding sequence ATGACCGATACGTCTAAACCGCATGGTTTCATAGAATTAAGTATTGATCTTGCCCCTGAGCAGATTGAGCCGTGCATAGGACTGCTCAGCAGTGAAGGCATTGAATATTTCCAGGAAGAGGAGAACCGCCTGCTGTGCTATCTGCCCGGGGATCAGTGGTCGGAGGCAAAAGAACAGGCAGTGCTGATGCTGCTCGAAAAGGCGTTCGGAAAGGCTCAGCTCCTCAGCGCCAGGCACATAGCCGATAGGAACTGGAATGCCGAATGGGAAGCCAATCTTCAACCGGTGGAAATTTCGGACCGGATCGTCATCGTCCAGAAAAACAAGAACTTTGAGCGCAAACCCGGACAGATCGTCATCGAGATCAATCCGAAAATGTCTTTTGGAACAGGCTACCATGCCACAACAAGGCTCATGCTGCGCCAGATGGAAGAGATGGACCTGGCTGATGCAACAATTCTTGATATCGGGACTGGCACCGGGGTTCTGGCTATTGCTGCCCGCAAACTGGGCAACCGTCATACCATACTGGCTGTTGACAACAACGACTGGGCCGCAGAAAACGCCCGGGAAAATATCACGGAAAACCATACCGATAACATCCGGGTGGAAATGCTTGATGCAGAAGACGATCTGGCCGAAATTCTTGACCAACAGTACGACCTGATCCTGGCAAACATTAACAGGAACGTTATCGACAGAATCCTTCCTGCGATAAAAAACCGGACGCCGACATCCAGAATACTCATTTCAGGCATCATGATCTACGATGAATCCTGGCTGAAAAAACTGATCAAGACGCTTGGCTATACGAGTACCCGTACAATCTACGAAGATGAATGGCTTTCAACATTGGTTGAACCGATTTCCTGA
- a CDS encoding Ppx/GppA phosphatase family protein, translating to MKRVSCIDIGTNTALLLIADLDTQEGSIKPVFHKQTIIRLGKNVDEQKIIDHEAMQRLISCMTDYKHISKEHDVQQIIAAGTSALRDAKNRMEIIDEVVRACGIVIKTISGEEEAALTFSGAVAGMEELPETFSVIDIGGGSTEITMGNAQTITGSVSMNIGSVRLTERFFSSQPPSEEEFNAAKEEINRHLTEHLPPFFEAREHVYGVAGTLTTIAAVVSGLEQFDPEKIHNFRLTCEQVGNLLDMFRRQTLNEIMDSGIPEGRADVITMGALILHQFMKLLGTESIRVSIQGLRYGMAWKELQKLVSDGETTNSA from the coding sequence ATGAAACGAGTTTCATGCATCGATATTGGAACAAATACCGCTCTTCTCCTGATTGCTGACCTCGATACGCAAGAGGGCTCTATCAAGCCTGTGTTTCACAAGCAAACCATCATCAGGCTTGGAAAAAATGTCGATGAACAGAAAATCATCGACCACGAAGCCATGCAACGGCTCATCAGCTGCATGACGGACTACAAGCACATAAGCAAGGAGCACGACGTACAGCAAATTATTGCAGCAGGCACAAGCGCCCTGCGTGATGCGAAAAACCGTATGGAGATTATCGACGAAGTCGTCAGAGCCTGCGGCATTGTCATCAAAACAATCTCCGGCGAAGAGGAGGCTGCACTGACCTTCAGCGGTGCCGTTGCAGGTATGGAAGAACTCCCCGAAACGTTCAGCGTCATAGATATCGGCGGGGGAAGCACGGAAATAACCATGGGCAATGCGCAAACAATCACCGGCAGCGTCAGCATGAACATCGGCTCCGTAAGGCTGACAGAACGTTTTTTCTCAAGCCAGCCGCCGTCTGAAGAAGAGTTCAACGCCGCAAAGGAAGAGATAAATCGTCACCTTACAGAGCATCTCCCCCCCTTTTTTGAAGCCAGAGAGCATGTCTACGGCGTCGCAGGAACATTGACAACTATCGCTGCCGTCGTCAGCGGACTGGAGCAGTTTGATCCCGAAAAAATTCACAACTTCCGCCTGACGTGCGAGCAGGTCGGCAACCTGCTTGATATGTTCCGTCGCCAGACCCTTAACGAGATCATGGATAGTGGCATACCGGAAGGCCGTGCTGATGTCATCACCATGGGAGCACTTATACTTCACCAGTTCATGAAACTTCTCGGAACAGAGAGTATCAGGGTAAGCATTCAGGGACTCCGCTACGGAATGGCATGGAAAGAGTTGCAGAAACTCGTCAGCGACGGGGAAACAACGAATTCAGCCTAA
- a CDS encoding fibrobacter succinogenes major paralogous domain-containing protein: protein MLSNIFFSWSFLVMFLFQVSLPAAEAVVRDVDGNAYRTVNINGMAWMAENLSVRHYRNGDPIRHARSAAEWASAARSREGAWCYFQNRTANGSVFGKLYNYYAVHDSRGLAPAGWRIPTDRDWDTLADYYGGKVYAARHLKAKAQWQNLCPSEATNSSGFTALPGGYRRVDGVFLYAGQIGMFWSSSKFVEGYAWFRNMTCRNTVMFRNDTNMGNGLSVRCIR from the coding sequence ATGTTGAGCAATATTTTCTTTTCGTGGTCATTCCTGGTGATGTTTCTGTTCCAGGTTTCTCTTCCTGCCGCCGAGGCTGTTGTGCGGGATGTTGATGGTAATGCATACAGAACTGTTAACATTAATGGAATGGCCTGGATGGCTGAAAACCTCAGTGTGCGTCATTATCGTAACGGCGATCCTATCAGGCATGCGCGATCTGCTGCTGAATGGGCTTCGGCAGCGAGGAGTCGTGAGGGTGCCTGGTGCTATTTCCAGAACAGAACAGCAAACGGTTCTGTGTTTGGAAAACTCTATAACTACTATGCAGTCCATGACTCGAGAGGCCTTGCTCCTGCAGGTTGGAGGATTCCGACTGATCGTGACTGGGATACACTTGCCGATTATTATGGCGGAAAAGTCTATGCTGCCAGGCATTTGAAGGCTAAGGCTCAGTGGCAGAATCTCTGTCCTTCCGAGGCGACCAACAGTTCCGGCTTTACGGCTCTGCCTGGTGGCTACAGGCGGGTTGACGGAGTGTTTCTCTATGCCGGGCAGATCGGGATGTTCTGGTCATCGTCGAAATTTGTAGAAGGCTATGCATGGTTTCGCAATATGACTTGCCGCAATACCGTGATGTTCCGCAACGATACCAATATGGGTAACGGTCTTTCTGTGCGATGTATTAGGTAG
- a CDS encoding THUMP-like domain-containing protein: MTAEEFCQLLTPESMALVERHCGDDPAAFALSFHGRRDLPVRAIAEQIACRRKAARKLPSLSQHPLIYTTLSLEQASGEKAARYKAGLMGGDRVIDLSGGLGIDAIFLASRFREVMYCERDAMLAAIAETNFRTLGITNISVVTGDSLSLLQSVADDGFDWIYVDPARREHSGRSAGLRSASPDVTQLHDLLLRKARKFCVKASPAIEISALGRELRSLVSVTVLSVDRECKEVLLFCDREGSGVRLPSVRSVCLGLSGEFVLNETGEDSSVRPVAVDPGRYLFEPDPAIIKARQSHLLALHYDLQFLNSSVDYLTGSVPVEGFPGRVFSIIGSFAYKPAALKALLNKRGITAASIQRRDFPLSPDVIRKKFRLKESDHTFLFFTRDRSGNLFCLCCERYA, translated from the coding sequence ATGACCGCTGAAGAATTTTGTCAGTTGCTGACCCCCGAATCGATGGCCCTTGTAGAGCGCCATTGCGGCGATGATCCCGCGGCATTCGCCCTCTCCTTTCATGGCAGAAGGGATCTTCCTGTGCGCGCTATTGCCGAGCAGATAGCCTGTCGGCGAAAAGCAGCGAGGAAACTTCCTTCGCTTTCGCAGCACCCTTTGATCTATACCACGCTTTCGCTGGAACAGGCTTCCGGAGAAAAAGCCGCCCGCTATAAGGCCGGGCTGATGGGCGGGGATCGGGTGATTGATCTCAGCGGCGGTCTGGGGATCGATGCGATTTTTCTTGCATCGCGTTTTCGGGAGGTCATGTACTGCGAACGCGATGCAATGCTGGCCGCTATTGCAGAAACTAATTTCAGAACATTAGGCATAACTAATATTTCTGTTGTGACAGGCGACAGCCTTTCACTGCTGCAGTCCGTTGCAGATGATGGTTTTGACTGGATTTATGTCGATCCTGCCCGAAGAGAGCATAGCGGGCGATCTGCCGGACTGAGAAGCGCTAGCCCGGATGTGACGCAGTTGCATGATCTATTGCTGCGCAAGGCCCGGAAGTTTTGTGTCAAGGCGTCCCCGGCTATCGAGATCAGCGCTCTTGGCCGTGAGCTTCGCTCTCTTGTATCGGTAACAGTACTCTCGGTCGATCGGGAATGTAAAGAGGTGCTTCTTTTTTGTGATCGGGAGGGTTCCGGCGTTAGGCTGCCGTCTGTTCGATCGGTTTGTCTGGGCTTGAGCGGTGAATTTGTTCTGAATGAGACGGGCGAAGATTCCTCCGTCAGGCCTGTTGCCGTTGACCCCGGACGATACCTCTTTGAACCCGATCCTGCAATCATCAAGGCCAGACAGAGTCATCTGCTTGCATTGCACTATGATTTGCAGTTTCTCAATTCATCGGTTGATTATCTTACCGGCTCAGTACCTGTTGAGGGTTTTCCCGGCAGGGTCTTCTCCATCATCGGCAGCTTTGCCTACAAGCCGGCAGCGTTGAAGGCTTTGTTGAATAAGCGGGGAATAACTGCCGCCAGCATTCAGAGGCGTGATTTTCCTCTCTCTCCCGATGTGATCAGAAAAAAGTTTCGGTTGAAAGAGAGCGATCATACGTTTCTGTTTTTTACCAGGGACCGTTCCGGAAACCTTTTTTGTCTTTGTTGTGAGCGTTATGCATAA
- a CDS encoding jacalin-like lectin, which translates to MSQFVLRLKRSVFLFLAIILTVLLPPASAETFSFLGPSGGPGGNYFSDNQTGGLRVVEVRIRSGAYIDAIQFVYENKAGQRITGQMHGGNGGNLSVFALEPGEYLTRITGKHGNFIDSFQIVTSKGRSKGWGGTGGAARYTYTAPPGSSIHGLFGRCGVFLDAVGVILSTP; encoded by the coding sequence ATGTCACAATTTGTTTTACGCCTGAAGAGATCGGTTTTCCTTTTTCTTGCGATCATCCTGACCGTCCTTCTGCCTCCGGCGTCAGCCGAAACCTTCTCCTTTCTCGGACCATCAGGTGGTCCCGGTGGCAACTATTTTTCCGATAACCAGACAGGAGGGCTTCGCGTCGTGGAAGTCCGTATCCGATCAGGAGCCTATATCGACGCGATACAGTTCGTCTATGAAAACAAAGCCGGTCAGCGGATAACCGGCCAGATGCACGGAGGCAACGGAGGCAATCTGAGCGTCTTCGCTCTTGAACCGGGAGAATATCTCACCCGGATTACCGGCAAGCACGGCAATTTCATCGATTCATTCCAGATCGTGACGAGCAAGGGCCGGTCCAAAGGGTGGGGCGGCACCGGCGGTGCTGCAAGGTACACCTATACAGCTCCTCCCGGATCGAGTATTCACGGGCTCTTCGGGCGGTGCGGTGTATTCCTGGACGCTGTCGGGGTCATTCTCTCGACACCCTGA